Sequence from the Peromyscus eremicus chromosome 4, PerEre_H2_v1, whole genome shotgun sequence genome:
AAGCAGGGGATCTCTGTtagtctgaggccagcatggtctacacatagttccagagcagccagggctacatagtgagactctgtctcaaaataatctcaaaaacaagccaggcatggtggtgcatgcctgtaatcctagcactctaaagcagaggcagacagatctctgtaagttcaagaccagccaggtctacatagttctaggccagtcagaagctacatggtgagaccctgtctcaaaaccaaaagacTAACCCTGATTGACTGCCTATAGTGTAAGCTAGCAGGTTAGCCAGACCACTTAGCACACTTCTCCTCCTGGTCTAGTCAGACTGTAGAGCTAGAACATCTGACAGCCAGGCCATCCAGGGACTTACTTTATGGACGCATGTGCACTGTTCATGACAACATGGAGGTTCTGCAAGGCCACATCGGTGTTTTGCTTCACCACTGTAAGGCTGGCACCCTGGCCTGACCGCAGGGCTTCATTCTCTCGCTTGAAGTTGGACAGCTGTGCCTAGAAAGAGGGTGAGAAGTCAATGTTACAAGGCACTCCAGAGGAAAACCACTGCATCCTTCTGAAGAGGCACAGACTTGCACACGGGGCTGAGCCCGGCCCTGATCGACTCACAACAGGTGCTTCTTGCCCTAtagactcaggctggccttaaacttatgactattcttttgcctcagcctgctgaatgctgggattatttttttttttttttttgttttttgtttttttttttttttggtttttcgagacagggtttctctgtgtagctttgcgcctttcctggaactcacttggtagcccaggttggcctcgaactcacagagatccgcctggctctgcctcccgagtgctgggattaaaggcgtgcgccaccaccgcccggcgaatgctgggattataagcaaacatcactatgcctggctcacaATTTGTTTCTCTGAACTCACATCTATGGgactttacaaaggaaaaaacaaacagttaaaCCCTTCTCTCTACTTACCTGGAGCAAATTTATTTCCTGTTTCAGCTTCATGACATGATTTTCTGCTTTCACAGCCCGTTTCTGTGGCCCCCCAAAATAAACACAATACATATCAATAAGGCTATGTCATATGTCAGTACAGGACACTTAGCTCCACAGATAGCAATCAACTATATAACCTCCCTTCCTGGTTACTCTGCCCATGGATACCCATCCCTTAGGACCTGGGCTCTGCCTCTGCTCACCAACAGCACTGGGGACCACCCACCCCAAGACACAACCTGTTTACAGTATCAGGGTATGCTGGCCTACCACAGAACACATACTTAGCATGGTGAGAGACTCAAGGTCCAGCTGTGGACTCTAGcaacagcagcaagtgccctGTCTCAGCAGCTTCTTGTCCCCTGCCCACTACCCCAGAGCAGAGCCCCTCCGTACGGTCATCAGTTCGAGATTCTGTTCCACTTGCTGGACCACCGACTCCAGGTCATGGAAGTCACTCTCCTCCTTGATCATCTTCGCTTCCAACTTTCGCTCAAGCGTCCTCACCCTCAGTAAAGGAAACACTGAACTGAGTTCTCCAGGCCACTGGCAAGGATGCTTCCAATAGCACTTCAGCCTGATTAACTGGAGAAACCAACCCACTAGAGCCCCTGGATGGAGCAGGTGCCCCCAGGCAGCCACAAGGCGGCAAGGACCTCCAGCCATTGCTGTTCCATGCTCCCAGTGGAAGGTACAGATAACCATTTTCTCAAGCTCTGCCAACCAAGACAAAGTTCAGCTGGCTTGTGTCTGTTGCTTAAGAAGAttaaaacagaacacaaaaagtGTGTTTGCTGCTTTAAGGTTTATGGATGACAAGCAGCTAGGTACCTCATCCCTTGGAACCAGGTTCTCTGAATGGTAGAGAAGGTTTGTAAGGTGATGCCTAACTACAAGTTTACATACATTTCTGTTTGAGTTTCAGAGAAGCTCTGAACCTCATTTAGCTTTCTTCTGAGCTTAGAATTTTCATCTTTCAGctgtagagaaaaacaaaacaaaacaaaacccctcatTAGACACCCACACTACTGTGGAACACACTTCTGttctggaatattttctttgGTCGGTCTGGAGGTAGAACCTTGCATTTGATGCAGGGCTGAAGTGTGGAGACACATCCCATTTGCTTATGAAATATCTTTCTGAGGCagcatctcctgtaaccaggttGCCCTCTAACTTGTTTCTATATAGCAAAGGGTAGCCTTGAACCTTCACTTTCCAAGCGCTAGAACGACAGCTGTGTACTATGTACCCAGCTCCAGAACTTAAATACCTCACCCTTCACCCTTATAGAGAAGATGACTGTGGCAACAGACTCGAATGTTTCTAGGTGACTGGTTTTAAAACCTTCATGTAGGACATTCAGCAGGATGTCCTCAGGCCAACACTTCCAACAGACCATTTCTTTATTCTAgctcatgcctgcctgcctctgaggtCACCACAGTACTTCCCAGCCTGCTATACTAACAGCACAACCAAAACCACCCAAGGGGAGAGTTCCCCATGGAgaaattccattttctttcttatttttcaggACCCGggccctcccaagtgctaggaaaaatgctactactgagctatatctctaggCCCCTCTCTAGGGAAATTCTACAGCAGAATATTACATGAATAATGTGTTTGGCATTAAGCCCAGGCCACCCAGGAAGTGGATGACTGCAGCTTTTCTCCAGGACATTGCTCGGCTGTGTTCAGTGTCCCACAGCCGTCACTTACTGCTTCGTAACTTATCTGCAGCGTCCGAAGGTGTCTGTCTCCCAGGGACTCCCCGTGAGCTGCAAAGTCTGTGTTAGGACTCCCCGCTGGGGATGCTGGGGAGACCCTTGAGTCAGTGTCACTCAGCGTCCATGGGGGCAAAGACTCAGGACCTGCCAGCTCCGATGCgttggaaaaaaaggaaaggtagGTGCCACAGGGCGATGAATTCTCTGTGGCCCTAGAGGAATGAGTCTGCTCCACAGCAGATGGCAGGTAGGCTTCATTCCATCCATCTTCTTCCTCATCATCATCCAGGTTCCTGGCTCTTGTTGGGTCTTCAAAAAACGGCTGCTGATATTCCAGGCCATACCCCACGGGCTGGGAGGCAGGGGAGCTGTGGTCTAGTCCCAGTGGGTGCCTCGAGGCTTCCTAAAAACAGTGGAGATAAACATTTCGACTTGCAAGCCAATGCTCAGCCTTCTTTATGCTCAGCTTGCACAAAGCAGGCCTATCTCATCTACCAAAGGGGCCAGGCAGCTGCTCCACCCAGTTTCTCCATCAGCAGCTACAGCTGTCCTGCTTTGCTCCCCACACTCAAATGTCTGTCTCCAAAGCTGTAAGTTAGAAGAGATGTCGTCAAAGGCAACCACCGACAGCTTCCCAGATGTACCTTCGGGTAAATTCGACTGTTGGTCGTGTCTTCTTTTGATAGGCTGAGGTTCTTGGTTTTCAGAAACTCTTTGAAGGAAAACGGATTGGCTTCTTCAAGGTCTTCAAGTTTGTCACCTGAAATAATGGACACCACAAAGACTGTTAAAGGCTCCAACCACATCTTGTGTCTCCATCACATCTCAACTGTGACTCAAAGAATGCTACAGAACAGGAAAGCTGCCCAAAGAGAGTGGAACAGGCCTGCTTTGGCTTGCTCTCACCCCTTGGCCTCCCCCAGATATCCCTtaccaccttaaaaaaaaatgctgtgccaaagatcaaatccagggtccccacacacacacattcaggcaacTGGTCTACCACTGAAGCTCTCCAGTGAATCTTCCAGATGGCTAAGGCTGACTTTGCTCCACACACTCAGTGTGGGCTAAAGGATACCCCTGTAGGTGCTTCAAAGCTTCTGAGATGCCACAGTGCCCAGAACTACTCCATGTCATCCCTTCCTCTGACTTTTTCTCCAGATACCCTTGTtgaccagcctctgcctttctccACACCTACCACACTCCAGTTACTTATGTGGGTCTCTTCCAGGTGCCAGCCTGAGTCAAGTAGGCTCCTGTGACTTGTGTCCTGCTGACTCTACAGGGCCCTTTGATGATATTCTCCACCTCCCAGGCACCTCTTGACACCTTAGGTTATCTTGCCCTCACACCCAGTCTCCAATCCTTGGACTTCTATCTCCACTGATCTTTTGGGCTCCAGGTACACCCATTAAACCCTGTCACTGACTGTCCATGGCCAGACCATGCCTGGCACCGTTTCTGAGGAAGAGGACAAAAAGAATCACTGAGCTACTCTACCTCCAAAGCGCGTCTCATGGGCTCCCGATGGACCTTGCTTAGTACATTTCCCCTTTCCATAGCCAAAATCTGCAAAGAGACATTATCAGCTCACCGTAATCACAGCAAGCCTTATGACTGCAGCATTTGTCCAGGGAGGTGAAGACCGCAGACCGCCTGACTCCCATTGACTGGCCCTGGTCTGGGACTAAAAGGATGTCTCCTGAAGCTGGGCGCAGTAAACTATACACTCCTGCGCCCTCAAGGCGCAGGTGCCGATGAACGCAGACCCACTAGGTCCAGCCCCTGGCCTCTCCCAATCCGGTGGGCTGAAGTGGTCTCCAAGCTCCACCGGGCACTGACCTTCCTGCCttggggcgggcgggcgggctgtGGGGAGGGCTCCCCGCGCGGTCCAGCTCCGCACTGCGGCCGGCGCCCCGACTCTCACCTGTGTCTCCTACCGAAGCCAGCACCGGGCTGGGCACATAGCACATAAACGTCGGCCGAAAGCCGAAGAGGTGGGGGTGCAGATCCCCGCCATGGGGGCGCTCACAGTCTAGCTGGGGGAGACAAGACCGGCGCTCATAGAACGCAGGAGCTGTAAGCGACAACAAGAGCGGCTTCACCGCGGGTCGCCTCCGCCCGCGCCCCCCGACCCGGCCTGGCCCCAGTCGCGTGCTGCTCACCGTCGGGAACCACGAGGCTCCGCGTCCTCGATAGTGGGGGCGCGCCCGGACGCCGCGCGTAGCCTGACATCGCCGCGCCCTAGCCCGGCCGCGACCCCATGGCCCACCGAGCCGCTGCCAGCCTATGCCCGATCCGGCACGGCCGGCCGGAAGCCAGCGCCGAACGCCGCGGGGCGGGGCCGGAAGCGGAAGTGACCGCAGAAGCGCGGCGGCGCGATGGCGACGGCGGTGTGGGCGGCCGCGCGGTTGCTTCGGGGCTCTGCGGCTCGGTGCGCGCGGCCCAGGTAAGTCGAGGCGCGACCGGTCGGGAAGAAGTGGGGACTGGGGGGACCAGGCACCCTATATAACTGGAAGAGAATAAACCCTGGGGCAGAGCGCAGGCGCGTTGGGCCTGGAGAACGAGCCCCAGGACTGGAAGTTGTTTGGAGGGGTTGGTAGAGTCAGCCGGCTGGGGTCTTCTAGACCCAAGGGCAAGAGTTCCTGAGGGGCAGGGCTGGCCCAGGGTCTTACATGCGGGGAATGGTTTTTCACACAGACTGCTGTCCTGAATGGGCAGTGAAAACCCAaagacctggggctggagagatggatcagcggtTAAGAGAAAGTACCGATTGCTTCCTCTGGgtttggttaccagcacccacatgatggctaacAGCATTCataactccacttctaggggatccagcgccctcttctgacctccttggacaccagatatctataattatttttctgttaaaaaggaCCCAAAGATTTGAACCAGCTTGCCTGAGGTCCTATGGCAGAACCTGGATCTCCATGGCTCTTACACATTCTGTCGAGGCCCATGGAGTAAATTCTCCTGAAGACTTCCCTGTTGACTTCtcatgcactcacatgtgcacgtGCGTGGTCACCACTGGTGCATGTAACTGGCTGGTTGCTCTGTTGTAGGCTTGGACCTCCTGCACACAGACGGTTCAGCAGTGGCGCCACATATCCCAAcatccccctctcttctcccttacCCGGAGTGCCCAAGCCTGTCTTCGCTACAGTTGATGGACAGGAAAAGTTTGAAACCAAAGTTACTACGCTGGACAATGGGCTTCGTGTGGTATCTCAAAATAAGTTTGGACAATTCTGTACCGTAGGAAGTAAGTTCTATCGGCATGTTGAGGTGGGCTCTCCGGTTTGACAGCTGTAATTACTGTGTCCATCGTAGATTACTCACAGGGGAAGCTTGTTAATCTTGAAAACTTACCCAAGATGTGAACAATGGCCATATTTGGAGGTGGTATGTAAGgcatgcccctcccccattttaCTTTTCTGTAATTCTAGAAGTTTCCATTGTGTATAGGATAGGATTCCATAAACATTaacttgtgtgtgtctgtaagacTGTCACCAAGGATAAAAAAGATGTGTTCATTGTCCCCGTGTGATGATGACTGGTCAAGATACAACCATGGCCTTGAAAGCTTTCTGTTGactaaatatgttttaaatatctGACATAACCTgtcaattttcttcttcttaccAGTTCTTATTAATTCAGGATCACGATATGAAGCAAAATATCTCAGTGGAATTGCTCATTTTTTGGAAAAATTGGCATTTTCGGTCAGTGTAATTTTTATGacttttcagtttttctctttttagaacTTGTATTGTTAATGATTCAGTTGTGAAGTTGATGCTAAATCGTAAAAGACATAGGAGAtaattttgtgtgtttaaaagtaaaagtaaactTTTCTTGCTATTTCTTGGGTTTTGGATTGCTTACTtaagttttcttatttttgtagTCTACTGCTCGATTTGACAGCAAAGATGAAATTCTGCTTACGCTGGAGAAGCATGGTGGTATCTGTGACTGCCAGACCTCAaggtgtgtgtccatgtggaacTAGTCtctttgttcttggtcttatctaTCTCTTGGAGTCCCTCGAATCAGAGAGGCTGCAGAGATTAACCAGCAGGCCTGATGGAGTGCTGAGGATACAAAGCATGCCGTGCTTGTTTCTTCCCTGCCATCCTGTGAACTTGTAATTGCCCAGGCCTTGACCTATGAGGAATGCTAAGCTAGACAGCAGGCCCCTGACAGTTGTCTGAAGCTGGGCTTGTTTCCACGTGAAGCCAGTCTTCATCTGGACCAGCTGGGGAAGCCTGGAGAGAGGGAGAACCAACTCTGTCTGGTTCCACATTATCTGTGGAAAGCCTCACTGTGGACATTTGTGGCGCCTCTGGTGTAAACCTGCCATTGTGCCTTATTTCCATCTAGAGACACCACCATGTATGCTGTGTCTGCTGACAGCAAAGGCTTGGACACTGTGGTGGGCCTGCTGGCTGACGTGGTTCTGCACCCCTGCCTGACAGGTGTGGCTCTGTGGCTGGGTTCTTAGGGGGGCTTTGGAAGGGCTGTAACTGAGGGAGGGCACTGTTGGAGCTAGATACTCACGTGTCAGTCATTGGAGGTGGCGCCAGTGTTTAAACAGGTTGTACAAATGCTTAGTACTTTCATACATCTCTCTGAAAAGTTAAAGGGTTTATTGAAATTCTGTTTGAGAAATGCCTTTTATCCTGTGTGTAAACACCCAGTGTCATCTATGCCTACAGAAGTTTCCCTTGCATGGTCTCCATTATTCTCTGGCCTTGCAAATAGCAGGACTTGGAGATTCCTGTTAGGAGGATCCTGGAGGGAACCGGTTCCCTCCAGCTGCCCTTTACAGAGCAGCCTGGCCTCATATCTCCGGCTGAGGAATAGACCCCTGACTCAGTTGGTGTCTGTGTCCTAAGTGCCATCACACCCACCTTGTGTCGTCACAGGTGTGTTTTGGAACAGACAGCAGATGAGGCAGCTGAGCTTGGAGCAGGTCCAAGGGGCTGCAGAACAGAGCACAACAAGAGGCCGGGGTCCCTAATAGTCATCTGGCATGCTCCCTTTCATACACAGGTGCTCTAAGGCTTTCCCTAGAAGGTGATGACATCACCTGCCAGGCCGAGCTGCTCAGGTGTAGTGCtgctgccttccaccttgttcgTTCAGACCAAACCCGTTTGGATTCttgcagatgaagaaattgagatgACAAGGATGGCTGTCCAGTTTGAACTTGAGGACCTGAACATGAGACCTGATCCAGAGCCACTGCTCACCGAGATGATTCATGAAGTAAAATAGGAGCCCACGTGTGCTTCTCCCTGCTGTTGGCCTTGCAGGTGGCGGGGCTTACAGACAGGCCTAGCTTCTtagttgttttttgagacagttgcTATACTGTTCAGGTTTGGTCTTGAACTCgtaatctccctgcctcagttgCCTGAGTGCTAagataggcatgtgccacctctcaAACAAACAGAGCCAGACCATAGATAATGCCCAGCCTTTTTGTCACAGTTGTGGCTATAGACCATGTTGGGGAGTCTTGCCTTGGgatctgttgttttctttctcactttgTTTATTCCCCTTCTGTCTGCCTCAGGCTGCTTTTAGGGAGAACACAGTGGGCCTGCACCGGTTTTGCCCTGCAGAAAACATAGCAAAGATTGATAGAGAAGTGCTGCATTCCTACCTGAAGAACTACTACACCCCGGACCGTATGGTGCTTGCTGGAGTGGGAGTGGAGCATGAGCACCTGGTGGAATGTGCCAGAAAGTACCTCCTGGGAGCTCAGCCTGCCTGGGGAGCTACTGGGGCTGTGGATGTTGACAGATCAGTGGCACAGTACACTGGGGGAATCATCAAGGTAACTCAGCAGGAAGACTCTCAGGGCTTGTGCCACATATCCTCTGGGTATGTGCTTTAATGGATGTGCGTGTGCTTTCCCCTTAGTGTACAGTCCAGCGCTGTGACAGTATGAGGATGTCACTTGTTTAAGGCAAGAATTGACAGGGCTGAGGTCACCTGGTGTCTGGTTGAGTGTGGCTGTTTGCTTAGTGGCAGTTTACCGGTCTTGCTGACACGTCTGGTTGGTTACAGGTGGAGAGAGACATGTCCAATGTCAGCCTTGGCCCAACCCCAATTCCTGAGCTCACACACATCATGGTGGGACTAGAGAGCTGTTCCTTCCTGGTAAGTCCCAGTATAGGTCGGGTGCATCAGTAGGGCCAAGGCACTGTGGCCGACTGTTGTCCCTCTGCATTCCATAGGAGGAGGACTTCATCCCCTTTGCTGTGCTGAATATGATGATGGGAGGAGGGGGTTCCTTCTCAGCTGGAGGGCCTGGCAAAGGCATGTTCTCTAGGCTCTACCTCAACGTGCTCAATCGGTGGGTATTGCTGGGCTACTGCTGCTGTCCCTGCACTGCTGTGTGCATGGACTGTGCTGACACCTTCCAGCCATCCTGTCCCTTTACACAGACAATATATCCCCTCACAGGCACCACTGGATGTACAATGCAACCTCCTACCACCACAGCTATGAAGACACGGGCCTCCTATGCATTCATGCCAGTGCAGACCCAAGACAGGTAAAGGCAGCACTGTGTCTATACAGCCCTCAGCCCTCACTTCTCCACATACACTCCAAAGCAGTACCACAGCTCTGCGGATCCTGGCAGGGGTATTCTTGAAGTCAGCAGGCCAGTGCTTCAGCTCACACCCTTATCTCATGCTCCTTTATAGGTTCGAGAAATGGTGGAAATCATCACCAAGGAGTTTATCTTGATGGGCAGAACAGTAGATTTGGTAAGGCCTGGAGCATCCCTTGCACTCTGATCCACCTAAGTCACACACCTGAAGGAGCCACAGGCTGAGCCGTTCTCCTGTGGAGCCTCCCCAGTGCTACCCCAAGGACAGTCTGTCCCTCTCAGTGGTTCTTATAGAATGACCATGAGTTAATGCAACATTATACAAGATGAGCAATAATGTGGGGTCTTTTCTAGACCTTTCTTTGGCTCCATTTTACGTTGGAAcccaagttttttgttgtttttttcttcttcaagatgggatttctttgtgcagccctggctgtcctggaactctgtagtccaggttggcctcgaactcagagatccgcttgcccatgcctcccgagggctgggattaaaggtgtggccaccatgcctgactttagGTTTTTGGTATCTTAATATTTGGAAGTTTTGTCACTTCCTGGGCCAGAGCTCATAAAAGCAAGGTGATTTTACATGTGTTAGTTACAGGTTGGCACAGCACTGGTGCAGTGGATATGGTGGAGGATGTATtttgcctttccttctttctccataGTGCATGTTTCCTTCAGTGATCACATGCCACATACtgtctttttaaggaaaaaaggtAGCAttgttgaaaaaattaaaatgtgcttAAAAATTAAAAGCGCGGTGGCAAGGCAAGGTAATGCATAatgcatgcctgtgattccagctctcaggaagtggaggcaggcggtcataagttcaaggccagcctaagctaatGTATAAAACAAACCAAAGTCTGGGGGTATGGCtgagtggtagagagcttgctagGTATGCTCAAGGCCCtcggttccacccccagcacagccaaaattaatgcTCTGTATTTCTACTAATAACTTGATAAAGTGCTTTCCACTTGTGTCAATCTATTTAAGATAAATTTTACAGTATTAATTATTTGCCTGAAATTGTACAAGTGACAAGTAACTTATTTTAAGATAAATTCATAAGAGAgcgaggctgacctcaaacttggagtcctcctgccccacctcttCCTGAATGCTGGCCTTACAGGTGAGTGCTGACATACCCAGCTTGATCTTCCCCTGGTGGTCCTGATTCTTTGGTGCCATATTTGAAGTCCACACCTGGTCAGAGGCTCAGCTGTTGATTCTGCTGTCTGAGTCCTGTGCTCAGGACTCTGAGCCGCCAGAGTCTTTGTTTCATCAACATCCTCTGTTTTCCTGTGTAGCCAAGTGTGGCTTCCTGATGCATATTGCTTTCCTGTGATTCAAACAGGCAGTAGAGATTAGGCATGGGTCTGTCTCGGGTGTGATGAAGGCCTTTCTAGTGCAATTCCTCCCATGCCCAGGAGGTGTACCAGACTGGAAACCAGACGGGGAACAGCATCTCCACTCTGCTCATCTTTGGGCTCATGGAGGCCTTTTTACTGGGACATGTTCAGGTCAGCCCCTCTGCCAGCTTGAGCCAGCTATAAGTGACTGGTGGTGTTTGACTCTCAGGTGGAGCTAGAGCGGGCCAAGACACAGCTGATGTCCATGCTCATGATGAACCTGGAGTCCAGGCCTGTGATCTTCGAGGATGTGGGGAGGCAGGTGTTGGCTACACATTCAAGAAAGCTGCCCCACGAGCTATGCACGCTCATTCGTGAGTACACACAAAAGCCTGGGTtgggtcgggcggtggtggcgcacgcctttaatcccagcactcgggaggcagagccaggcggatctctgtgagtttgaggccagcctgggctaccaagtgagttccaggaaaggcgcaaagctacacagagaaaccctgtctcgaaaaaccaaaaaaaaaaagaggcctggGTTGGGCTATTTGAGACTGTCCtggagcagacagacagatgggtcTGTTGTCTGCTACACCACAAGTTCTGCTTTCCCCAACAGTCTGGCAGGGAAGACCAGGGTAGAACTCAGACTCTGTTCTCAGCTCCATCCTGTACCAGGCTAGGCTCCTTGGCCCTGGGGACTAGGTGGTCCTAGTGGTGGAGCGGTGTCACTGGGTTTGGACACTGCATTGCAGACTCTGCCCTCTGGTTCAGGCAGTGTGTTTCATAGCTTGTGTTTAATTTGCCTGTAATTTTCTGGAAATTGAGTGTGAAGCTTGGTACAGAACTGTAGGTGGGGGCAGCTTGGCTACTGTCACCTGTCCTTCAGAAGACACCCTAACCATCTGCCTGGGCTTGGAATCCTGCAGGTCTGGGACAGGTGCTTGTCCTGCCCTCAATTTCTCTAGAAAATGAGCTGACCTGGTTGTGGTTCTAGAGGATGGATTGCTGGGACCCCTTCTGAAGGCTGAGCTGTGTGTGCATGGCTGCCATGAAGGTGTAGCACTGAGGGAGTagtctggatttttttctttagactgGAAAATAAAGTAGACTTTTGACAGCCCACTGTCTAAACATGAGATTCCTGATGGGGTAACTATGCCCTCTTTGTTGGATTATTTAAGTCTCACAGACTCACAGCTCACATTGACCTCAAACTCTAGATCTTCCGGCTCGGCCTTCTGAGTGTGCATCACCCTACGTGGCTGCCCTTgtgtttaaaaatagtttttgctgctgctgctgctgctgcttaggggatttgagacagggtcttatgtagcccaggctggtgttggtcctgatcctcctgcctctccctcctaaatgctgggattacaggtgcacaccattCCACACAGCGTGGAAATAGTTTTAAGGCACTGTAGTTCCTCACCTAATGGAAACTTACCCTGACTTTGCCCTGACTCACCCTTGGTCAGTCCAGTCTCTCAGCagcccccacctccatccccagtGGTGGAGATGATGTAGATCAGGGCTTCTCAGCCTGCCtttgtggcatgcacacacagcctgagatggagatggaggctcttctcttcctcaccGCCTCTTGCTCTCTGTTGTAGGCAATGTAAAGCCAGAAGATATCAAGAGGGTTGCTTCCAAGATGCTCCGtgggaagcctgctgtggccGCCCTGGGTGATTTGACTGACCTCCCCACCTATGAGCATGTCCAGGCAGCGCTGTCTAGCAGAGATGGGCGCCTGCCCAGGACATACCGGCTCTTTCGGTAGAGTCCCTCCAGGGCCCTTAAGGGCAGGCTGCGGAGTGCTTCTGTGCATGTTATTGTTGGTATGGACACTGCATAAGGATGGCTGTCTCTGTAAACAGTGCCAACAGTGAGACTCTGAAAACTTGAATGAAAGTTACTGTTGCCACTGTACCCGTGTGTCTCTCAAACACAAGTGGCTTTTCCTCCATCTAATAAGTGCTCTTTACTGAGTGCCTGTCTGGCCACTAGAAGTTCTGAAGCAAGGAAGGCTCAGGCTTGAGGTCAGATTAGAAGCCCCAGGGCTCCAGGGAGACAAATCATTACAACCTAAAGCACACAGGGCCTCTCcaatgt
This genomic interval carries:
- the Pmpca gene encoding mitochondrial-processing peptidase subunit alpha isoform X2, translated to MKQNISVELLIFWKNWHFRLLLDLTAKMKFCLRWRSMVVSVTARPQDTTMYAVSADSKGLDTVVGLLADVVLHPCLTDEEIEMTRMAVQFELEDLNMRPDPEPLLTEMIHEAAFRENTVGLHRFCPAENIAKIDREVLHSYLKNYYTPDRMVLAGVGVEHEHLVECARKYLLGAQPAWGATGAVDVDRSVAQYTGGIIKVERDMSNVSLGPTPIPELTHIMVGLESCSFLEEDFIPFAVLNMMMGGGGSFSAGGPGKGMFSRLYLNVLNRHHWMYNATSYHHSYEDTGLLCIHASADPRQVREMVEIITKEFILMGRTVDLVELERAKTQLMSMLMMNLESRPVIFEDVGRQVLATHSRKLPHELCTLIRNVKPEDIKRVASKMLRGKPAVAALGDLTDLPTYEHVQAALSSRDGRLPRTYRLFR
- the Pmpca gene encoding mitochondrial-processing peptidase subunit alpha isoform X1, with amino-acid sequence MATAVWAAARLLRGSAARCARPRLGPPAHRRFSSGATYPNIPLSSPLPGVPKPVFATVDGQEKFETKVTTLDNGLRVVSQNKFGQFCTVGILINSGSRYEAKYLSGIAHFLEKLAFSSTARFDSKDEILLTLEKHGGICDCQTSRDTTMYAVSADSKGLDTVVGLLADVVLHPCLTDEEIEMTRMAVQFELEDLNMRPDPEPLLTEMIHEAAFRENTVGLHRFCPAENIAKIDREVLHSYLKNYYTPDRMVLAGVGVEHEHLVECARKYLLGAQPAWGATGAVDVDRSVAQYTGGIIKVERDMSNVSLGPTPIPELTHIMVGLESCSFLEEDFIPFAVLNMMMGGGGSFSAGGPGKGMFSRLYLNVLNRHHWMYNATSYHHSYEDTGLLCIHASADPRQVREMVEIITKEFILMGRTVDLVELERAKTQLMSMLMMNLESRPVIFEDVGRQVLATHSRKLPHELCTLIRNVKPEDIKRVASKMLRGKPAVAALGDLTDLPTYEHVQAALSSRDGRLPRTYRLFR